In one window of Onychomys torridus chromosome 5, mOncTor1.1, whole genome shotgun sequence DNA:
- the Gng14 gene encoding putative guanine nucleotide-binding protein G(I)/G(S)/G(O) subunit gamma-14: protein MSSKVATGSDIGQARRAVEQLRMEAGINRIKVSKAATDLLQFCTEQAKSDPFLVGIPAATNPFKEKKPCAIL, encoded by the exons ATGTCCAGCAAGGTGGCCACTGGCAGTGACATCGGACAGGCCCGCCGGGCGGTAGAGCAGCTGCGGATGGAGGCAGGCATCAACCGCATAAAG GTGTCCAAGGCAGCCACAGATTTGCTGCAGTTCTGCACGGAGCAGGCCAAGAGCGACCCTTTCCTGGTGGGCATCCCAGCTGCCACCAACCCTTTCAAGGAAAAGAAGCCCTGTGCTATCCTATGA
- the Dhps gene encoding deoxyhypusine synthase, with product MEGTPQGAAPAAALAAVLKHSSALPPESAQVQGYDFNRGVDYHALLEAFGTTGFQATNFGRAVQQVNAMIEKKLEPLALDEDHHEDLTQSRRPLTGCTIFLGYTSNLISSGIRETIRYLVQHNMVDVLVTTAGGVEEDLIKCLAPTYLGEFSLSGKELRENGINRIGNLLVPNDNYCKFEDWLMPILDQMVLEQNTEGVKWTPSKMISRLGKEINNPESVYYWAHKNHIPVLSPALTDGSLGDMIFFHSYKNPGLVLDIVEDLRLINMQAIFAKRSGMIILGGGMVKHHIANANLMRNGADYAVYINTAQEFDGSDSGARPDEAVSWGKIRMDAQPVKVYADASLVFPLLVAKTFAQKADAFIAEKNED from the exons ATGGAGGGGACCCCGCAGGGGGCGGCGCCCGCCGCGGCGCTGGCCGCCGTGCTCAAGCACAGCTCGGCGTTGCCGCCCGAGAGCGCCCAGGTTCAAGGGTACGACTTCAACCGCGGCGTAGATTACCACGCACTTCTGGAGGCCTTCGGCACCACCGGCTTCCAGGCTACCAACTTTGGACGCGCGGTGCAGCAAGTCAACGCCATG ATTGAGAAGAAGCTGGAGCCGCTAGCACTAGATGAAGACCATCACGAAGACCTGACGCAGAGCCGCCGCCCACTCACAGGCTGCACCATTTTCTTAGGCTACACATCCAACCTCATCAGTTCGGGCATCCGTGAGACCATTCGCTATCTGGTGCAGCACAACATG GTGGATGTCCTGGTGACCACTGCTGGAGGCGTGGAAGAAGACCTCATCAAGTGCCTGGCACCCACATATCTTGGCGAGTTCAGCCTCAGTGGGAAGGAGCTCCGAGAGAATGGGATCAACAG GATTGGGAACCTGCTGGTTCCAAATGATAATTACTGCAAGTTTGAGGACTGGCTCATGCCCATTCTGGACCAGATGGTGCTGGAGCAGAACACAGAG GGTGTGAAGTGGACACCTTCCAAGATGATCTCCCGGCTTGGCAAGGAGATTAACAACCCAGAGTCTGTGTATTATTGGGCCCATAAG AACCACATTCCTGTGCTGAGCCCTGCACTcacagatggctcactgggtgacATGATATTCTTCCATTCCTACAAAAATCCAGGCTTAGTTCTGGACATTGTTGAAG ACCTGAGACTCATCAACATGCAGGCCATTTTTGCCAAGCGCTCTGGCATGATCATCCTGGGTGGAGGCATGGTCAAGCACCACATCGCCAACGCTAACCTTATG CGGAATGGGGCTGACTACGCTGTCTATATCAACACAGCCCAGGAGTTTGATGGTTCAGACTCAGGAGCCCGGCCAGATGAGGCTGTCTCTTGGGGAAAGATCCGGATGGATGCACAGCCAGTAAAG GTCTATGCTgatgcttctctggtcttccccTTGCTGGTGGCTAAGACATTCGCCCAAAAGGCAGATGCCTTCATAGCTGAGAAGAATGAGGACTAA